Part of the Vigna unguiculata cultivar IT97K-499-35 chromosome 3, ASM411807v1, whole genome shotgun sequence genome, ATTTGAATAGGAAACAcaaatgattatttaattaattatacattatttcaatttgaataggaaatgatgttaaaatttagtatttcGAATACTTTTGTCatacatattatataatatctaagagaataatattaaatattgttatgCTACAAATGTGATATATAAAGTTGATCTCTTTAAACTAAATGACATTATATGAATGTCAaatatttaaagtgaaaaaaaaattgtgttctttacttctttttttagttgcatatagtattatgaatatttacgtacattaaaaagttatttgaaatttaactaCCGAGAACTATGAATTAAACGTATAAAAGACGGTtgaatttatatgttataattaTGGGTTATGTGGTCAATCACTTAGGTGAAAATAAAGATCAAAGGGGTCATCATACACCTGAGGAAAAATATActatatgaaaaagaaaacaaaaacaagaaattcatcCTTGAGGGAAGATTGTTGGAAataatccaagtgtgagtcaaaaagtctcacattggataaaatagacaaagttaaacactatataaaaataaagacccataacatcattgccttaagattttggggtaaaaatgatatcaaatattttatatgtgtaagactaatgtcatataaacATATGGAATCACAATCTCTCAatataactataactataaCCCATATGAATATAACATATAAACCCAACAAATACcatatcaaaatatatagaaaacaCGATATATTATGTCAATCCATGTCTTCTCTTTAATATATGATTAGAtagtaaatagaaaaaaaaatgtactcaTCGTTAATATCTTACCTTTTCTTagctttttttatttatttattattttaggattaaatttttttattgctaatatttttttattaaataaatcgtaaaattatttttaaaattatatatttcaattttttagaattaatatatttttattaaattaattataagattatatttgtaaaaaaaattaaaattattttcattattaatatatttatgttaaattaattataactttatgtttgaaaataaaatttaattaaatattaatttttattgatattaaaaatgatatttagtgagttaaacatatttttaataaattataattttatttaagaaaaaagataatgattaattatatttatttcttataattattttttatttttgattttttttatctttttatgactttttttgtatttatttcactcaaatttaattcttttaaggTCATTCTGACTTGccatatcaatatttttatctacatctctaattaatgttttttctttctatttgatttattatttttattttatttattgaatttatattaAGATTATAAATGTATTTCTTTTGATCAATTGTTTTTcgatattcttttattaatgaattttgaaaatttttttacacataCTTTGATGAGAAGCTAGCTTTTTGCTTTGGGTTAAATTGCAGAATtaataaattgtataaaaaaattataaaataaattttaaataaaaaatttgtgttTTAGACTTTGAGATTGTGTATATAAATTTGGGTTGGGATCATCTTAATGGTTCAAATATCGTACATGATTAACATTTAGGGAGTGCTTTTATGGACAAGTTTCCTGTAGCCAATTAATGGAGAGTGATGATTTAGTAGAGACAATGCTGTTCGTTTTCAATGAAAGGAAGCGAATGATAGACGATGATTTGTGAGGTTGTACTGTAATTTAAATCTCGCTGTTTTGAGGAGATGTGTGAGATAACTTTGCCAATTTACCACTCTATCCCTTGTTATTATATTGGAAAATATAACATCTCCGCTGCTGAAACTGCAATCATGGGCTTGAGGTCTGCATAAAGAGCAAGATGTTTCATTAACTCTACTTCCCTTCCCTTCTATGTTGGTCTGTTTGATTTTCCATATCACACATAAGTTTTACAGAATTTTCATGTACATATGATGAAGTAATGGAACAAATACACTTTACTTGTATCCGATTTCAACTTGTTTCCCTTTTCTCCACTTAAGCGATTCTAGTTTTTATGTATCCGGTTTCAAGTGCTTTAGTTTTGTATTCGGATACCTATTGCTTGTATCCGATTTGAGCAGCTtcttgttttttatcttttgattgTTATTACGTTGTGACAGGAAGTTGGTGTTGTTTTGTATTCGGATacgtattttttttcaattaataaatatctttaatattGCAATTTATGtagaacaaaattcaaaattaattacaacttatctaattattattttattttatatttaacaccaatgacaatttagtaatttacttttttcataaattaaattttattttttattattacttaaatCCTACACAAACTTTCACACACAAAATTTACTCTCAAATTTGTTCAACTATCATCTCCAAATTCCttcaaaaaaataacacaaactaCACCCTCAAATCCACCGAAATCAATCATCTCCATCTTTCCTAATCTTTCTATTCATGAGAACAAATCCTTAATGATTTTAGAATTTCTACCTTAGTGATGCTTGTACAAATTTGGTATAGTTGTCATTAACTATCCAAAAAAAACGTGCTATTTCATGAGTTGAGTTGGACCTATTGTCCTTCTATTGTCCTTTAAGTTGGACCTACATCATTtactattaaatattaattaaagatgGAAATGGATCATGATGATCATGAGAGTATTATTCTGATTAAAGGAATTactataaaactatttatgtagaaaattcAGAAATACAAATAGTATAATTTTAACAGCAATACAGATATCATAATttcaactaaaatcaattataaacaaGAATTTAATATAAGAAAACGATACTCCTGATCATGTACAAGAACCAAAATCgaaaggaagagaaagaaaactgcACACTACATACAGCAAAACGCAAAATTGCATGCGCATATCAGAAGGAGAAGGTCCACAAAGAAACTTCAGCATCATCCTCAAGACAGGTACAGTCTCTAACATATGTTAAAAAAGAAGGCGATCGCAGAGGCTCATCCGCCATGTTCTGAAGCCACTCATGCATGTCTTCAAATCCTAATGTGACTGGCATTCTTATCTCATCCAAATCACAAAACTCCCTAAACACTTTCCTACTGTTGTCATCTTCATCAACGCCGACACCACACCTGCTAACTTCGCACTCAACCACCGCATTCACATTCTCGTTCTGTAATTTGTCGACGCAACTGTCTTCCGCGGCAATCGCCACaacagccgccgccgccactCGCCGTATCTCCTTGGCATTTGTGGACGCCGGCAAGGGCAACCGCCACGCTGAATCGGCGAAGTTGAGACAAGCGGACTTCCCTCGGAGCGCGAGCGCGGCAACGTCGTGCGCACGTGCGGCCATCTCAGGGGTTGGGTACGTTCCGAGCCAAATCCTTGTGGATTTGTCATTTGGGACACGCACCTCGCAGACCCACTTGTTGTTCTTCCTCTGTCGCACCCCTCGGTAGACGGGGTGCCGTGTCTCCTTAAAGATTCTCCGGCCGGCACGTTTCTTGGGGCGCGCCGACGCTAATGCATGTAGTTCCTCGTCGGAGTGAAGGACGTTGGGAGAGGAGCTTGTTTCCGGGGAGGAGCAAAAGTAGGAAGCTTGGTTGGAGTGGGTTAATGATTGTGTGGAATTAATGTTCATTGTTTTGGTTTAGTGGTTGTTGAATTGTGAAATTGACTAAGTGAGAAAAAGTGAGAGGGTGTGAATGAACTATGTTTCGTGTGGTGTGGAATATAAGTAACTTTTTTGAGGTTTGGAAGTGAGGAAATTGACGCACGTGGCTACGATGTAGACACGGACACGGGTTGTTTGCGGTTCCTCTTGCTGCTTGGTAACGTTCGAAACATTGTCACTATCTGTTGCTACTTGCGAAACTTAACACTTTGACTTTTACCGTCTTAAAAGCTGCAGTGACCAATGACCAGATTCGGATAATATAATCAACGTCAATGGTTTGAACCATTTGGTTATCTTTGGCCAACCAGAGTACAAGACGTGTTTGGAATTTTACACTTTTCACACAAAGTAAAACAGGAAAACATGATATGACATAATGACATACCTCTCGATTTGGCATAGTTCAGAGGGTTTGGGCTCATTTACATGGGTCACAGTTAAAACACCCTTAAAATGTTTACTCTACAAGAAGTTTCATCGAATCAAAAATACCAACAagagtaaaattatttattttataaagcacaaaacttatttaaataattaaaatataaaatattatttagaaaagTATTTATGTACAGGAAAAATATTTCCTCAATCTAATTTCAAACTTAATATGAACAAAATCTTGTTGAACTTACGTCAAATTAGGTTGACGTCATGTCAAGATGGGTTAATATGTTCAATTTTGCAATTTATTACTAGCAATGAATGTATTGAAATTCCATACCATTAGAAAATAGGTCATCTCATGTTCACtgtacaaatttaaaatagcaactttttaaaaagtatttagtctcctaaaacaaataaaaatcatttttaaaaaaataataatttgaatatgtttttcatttttatttataaaaaatgaaaaaaggcTTAACTTTTCCTGACTTTTAGAAATTAGAAGTTATATATTGTAATGAAATAATATTAGGTGATTcttaagaaaagaaatggaataCGCAAAGGGAATTTGGAATTTGGAGAGAGTacgtttattttttaaataaatccaTAGTTCTTtgaatatgagcttatttcCAAACCCAAACAGGAAGGAACGttttccttgtttttttttttttcatttttgtctcAGTTCCCGCCCCCTTCTAAACTAGGAGACAGAGATTTGTTCTCTAGTTATGTGACCATcttctaattctttttaaaatattattacttgcCTCATCATGTCACCACcagaaaacataattttattttgtaaatattactatcaacttattattttttaaataaataatataaatttttttaaatttttttatcaaataaatatttgtgttagTATTGAATGAACGAACactaaatataaaactaaagtAAAGAAAGTTAGCGTCAATTATAGTACATATTAACCTTCATCTCATTCATccatatttttctctccttctcTTTCATCCATATTCTTTTTGTGATCTCTttcttgatatttattttaataaagattaattttaataataaaaataattaattactatagttttaaaatttattaattaaaataatttaaaaatataaaaattataattgataattaaaatcatttttattatgatttgttttctaaattaatcactaacattaattataatttttttaattatgaaaaaattggtcttaaattaataaattgattttcatattagtctttaaacattttttttttgttttaaatttgattattattcaagaattttttttagtacgtgtattgtttttcttttcaaatcttcgccttatttgaaaatttgtttttttttttaatatcagtGCGGTAAGGGCTTTTTGCTCcggttatttttctcattttgtcTCGGGTCTGGAACCAAAGCATATTGGGACGAGGTCAAAAAGCACCCTTTTTGACCTTGGTTGTTACCGAGGCTATAGAGtcccttttatgcctcggttctaaatgaACCGGGCCATAGGGTTCCTTTTCTGCCTTGGGTCCACGAGAACCGAAGTCAtatggtaaaaatatttttttttcatcaaaatttttgCAAAACCAAGGTCATATAGTACCTTTTTCCTTCGGTCTTGGTAAGAACCGAGACCTATTccacttttgtttttaaataaattttctgttttattgtGATTCCCACAATTAAccctgcatattttttttttcacaaagcAGCACAAATCAGAAAAgaatattttctcaaacatccacaatccaaaaacatttaaaagatattgaaatatacacaatccaaatacatatatTCTAATTAATACTACTGTACAtttgaattatgaaatttgcacatgctatcctaccaaactgtATGGACTTCACGAGAATTGGCAAAGTACTCTTCATCAATTTTGAACAAGAAAGTaagttttcttatttcttttttactttcttgGATATGGACGAGGACATTGTTAAGAGAtggtgtgtgtgtttgtttggGATTTTAACTTTGAGAAATTCGTAATTTAttgcaaaattaaaaaaaaaaacataatttgttaattttactttttttcaattaaacttAATCTTTAATCTATCATATTAATCAAATCATTCTGAAACTTTCACCAACTTTACTTTTAAATCCAATCACTTTCACACCCAAATTTCACTACAAAAGAGTTTAATTTTAGTAAGGGTTTATTACTTGGGACTATTATAACCCCTGCtaaaacataaacataacaGAGGTTTTAAGAACCCTC contains:
- the LOC114177333 gene encoding dehydration-responsive element-binding protein 1F-like, encoding MNINSTQSLTHSNQASYFCSSPETSSSPNVLHSDEELHALASARPKKRAGRRIFKETRHPVYRGVRQRKNNKWVCEVRVPNDKSTRIWLGTYPTPEMAARAHDVAALALRGKSACLNFADSAWRLPLPASTNAKEIRRVAAAAVVAIAAEDSCVDKLQNENVNAVVECEVSRCGVGVDEDDNSRKVFREFCDLDEIRMPVTLGFEDMHEWLQNMADEPLRSPSFLTYVRDCTCLEDDAEVSLWTFSF